DNA from Deltaproteobacteria bacterium:
GACCTCCAGGCGGACCTCCTGCACCAGCTCCTCGGCGTCGGCGGGGATCAGGGCCTCGAAGCGCTCGCGCAGCAGGTCCCTGGCGTCGTCGTCGAGGACGCTCTGTTCGGGGGCGCGGATCGGGCCGGGCACCACGTGGCAGACCTCCACCTCGCCGCAGGGCTCGGTCATGGCGATGGCGTGGGCCAGCACCCGGGAGGCGGCGTCGTCCACGTCGAGGGCGGCGATCACCTTCGAGTAGCGGGGCATATGCTCCAGCGCCTGGCCGACCTGCGGCTCGCAGATGCAGGCGACGGGGACCTCGGAGCGGGCCAGGAGCCGGTGGGCGACCGAGCCGCTCCAGAGGCGGGAGAGGAAGCCCCGGTGGTGGTGGCCGATGACGACGAGATCGGCCTGCTGGCGCTCGGACCAGTGGCTCAGGGGGTAGCTCACGCTGCCGATGCTGGGGGTGACGTGCACCTTCACGCTGCCCTCGCCGGGCAGCTCGCCCAGCCGGCGCTCGATCTCCCGGGCGACGATCTCCGCCACCTCGGGGTCGGCGTCGGTGAAGGTCCGCCGGCCGCGGAGCCCGAGGCGGGCGTACTCCACCGGCGGCCAGTAGAGGTGGAGGAGGGTGATGTCGCAGGGCCCCAGGGTGCGCAGGGTGTGCAGCCAGCGCATCGCCGCGCCGCTGGCCTGGGTGAGGTCGACGCCGCAGAGCACCCGCAGGTTGCGCTCTCCCCGGGCCCAGTTGGCGAAGCCGTCGTGCTTGCCGCGCACCACCAGCACCGGCCGATCCGCCCGCTCGACCAGGCGGTCGGCCACGCTGCCCAGGGGGAAGTGCTCGGTGGTGCGCCCCCCCCGGCTGCCGACCACGATCAGATCGGCCTCGTGGTCCTCGGCGAGGGTGACCATGCCCAGGGGGATGGTCCCGTCGATGGCCTGGGTGGAGACCGGGAGCCCCTCTTCGCGCAGGGGGAGGGCGAGGTTCTCCAGGGTCTCCTCGATGCCGCGCCGGAGGGTGCGGTTGAGCTCGATGGCGGTGGAGGCCTCGAGGACGGCCTGGGTGGGGACGGGCGGGTTGTAGACGTGGGCGAGGAGCAGCTCTCCCTTCGCCCGGCGGCAGAGATCGACGGCGACCTCGAGGGCAGCGCCGGCCGTCTCCGAGAAGTCGATGCCACAGAGGATCTTCATGGCGTACCTCCCTTGTCGGCGCGCTCGAGCGACGGATGAGCGGTGCGAGCGAGGAGGGCGAGCCGGCCGCGAGGGCGCGTCTACTTGAACTTTCGACCCTGCCCACAACCTAGGCCGGGCAGGGCCGCTGTCAGCCCGGCGTCAGGCCGCCTCGATGGCCTCGCGGAAGGGGCTGTGCTTCATGCGCTTGCGGGCCAGCGCCACCTGATGGGCAGCCGCCTCGCCCTCATCGAGGGCCGCGAGCACCCGGGAGTAGATCCAGGGACGCTCGGCGGGCACGGGCAGGTCGGCGGTGGGATCCCGCTCCAGGGAGCGGGCGATGGCCTCGCGGGCCTCCTCGTTGCGCCCCAGCTTGTGGAGGCAGAGGCCGCGCACGTAGTCGAGGATCCCCTCCTCGGGGAGCATGGAGAGGGCCGACTCGGCCTCCTCCAGCGCCTGCTCCAGGTCCTGCCCCAGGTGAGCGCGGCAGTAGGCGCGGTTCGCCACCACCAGGGCCCGGGTGCCCTCCTTGAAGCTGCCCACCCGCGCGCTCTCCAGGTTCTCCAGGGCGCGCTCGAAGCGGCCCATGGCGATCTGCACCATCGCGACGTCGATGCCCGCGATGTGCCGGATCTTGGGGGAGGGCGCCGACTCGCGGATCGCCACCGCGAGATCCAGGGCGCGCTGGAAGCGTCCCCAGCGCACGTAGATCGGGATCATCGTCGCCTGCGCGCTCATCGCCAGGGGGATCGAGATCGCCAGCCAGCCCGCCGCCAGGAGCCAGGTCACCCAGCCCAGGTCCGAGTCCAGGGCGAGCCCGACCACCACGGCCAGGCCGCCGAGCATCACCACGAGGGCCTCGAGATTCCACAGGCGGGTGAACACGGGCCCACCATAGCACCGGCCCGCTGGGGGGTGGGTTAGACTCCTCCATCATGGTCGGACGAGGGAGCAGGCACGCAGCCTTCATCGCGGTGGCGCTGCTCTCGCTCGCGCCGCCCGCCGCCGCGCTCGCCGCCTCCTTCCGCCTGGAGGCGCGCAGCGAGGCCTTCCTCTCCTCGCTGCCCGCGTGGCCCACCCGCCACGACGAGGTGGTGCTCCTGGGCCGCGATCCCCTGAGCCTGCGCCTGGATCTCTTCGGGGCGGAGCTCGTCGCCGGGCAGCAGCTCGACCTGGTCTCCTCCCTGCGCCTGGGGACCGATCTGGGCTGGCGCCTCGGAGAGGCCGAGGCCCTCGACGGCGCCGACCGCCACCGCGCCGAGGCCCTGCTCCTCTCCCTGCGCTGGCGGCTGCCGCGCCTGGGCCTGGAGCTGCAGGTGGGGCGGCAGCTCGAGCTGGCCGCGGTGCGCCCCCGCTACTTCGACGGCGCTCACCTGCGCTGGCGCTGGTCCTGGCTGGAGGTGGAGAGCTTCGCCGGCCTCTCGGTGAAGGACGGCAGCCTCCTGGGGCCCTCGACCTTCGAGGCGGACGGCGTGCGCTCCAGCGACGCGGCCCTCGCCGGGAGGGTGGACGAGGCCGCCTGGCCCTTCGTGCTCACCGAGGAGCACGCCGCCCCCACGCTACTGGTGGGGACGGGCGCCGGCGTCGCCCACCCCCGCCACGGCCGCCTCCTGGCGGGCGTCGAGCAGGCGAGCTCGGCCGGGAGCGTGGATCATCGCCTCTTCACCTTGCAGGGTGAGGGTCACCTCCACGGCGGCCACCTCGGCACCGCGCTGGCCTGGGATCTGGTCCAGGCCGAGCTCGAGCTCCTCGATCTCCAGCTGGGCTGGCGCCTGGCCGGGGCGGGGCGCCTCTCGGTCTTCCACCGGCGCAGCCGCCCGACCTTCGACGGCGACTCGATCTGGAACCTCTTCGTCCGGGGCGACCGAGACACCACCGGCGTGAGCTGGCGCTCACCGCCCTCCCGGCGCCTGCGCGGCGGCCTCTCCTTCCACGACACCCGCCTCTCGGATCCCGTGCAGGCCACCGCCGAGCACGTCCTCGGCCTTCGGGCGCACCTGGGCTACGGGGCCAGCGCGCGGCTGCGCCTGCAGGCGAGCGGGACCCTCGAGTCGGGGGGCAGCGGCACCCGCGGCTACCTCGTCCTCGGGGGCCGCGCCCGCCTCGACCGGCGCCTCGGGGCGCAGGTGGATCTGGCCGCCGGCTGGCTCGACGATCCCGGGCGCCTGCAGGGGCTGGTGCTGGGCTCGCGCTCGGGCCTCACCTACCGCTTCGACGAGAGCGCACGGGCCGGCCTCGCCCTGGAGCTGAACCACAGCCCGCTCTCCCGCCTCGACCTGCGGGTCCTCGGCCGCCTCGAGGTGGGCCTCGACGTCTTCTGGGGAGGTCGCGAGTGAGGCGCTCCACCGCCCTGGCGCTCGCCGCCGCCCTCGCCCTCGCGGCGGCCCCGGCGCGAGCCGAGCCCTCCCGGGCGGTCTATCCGCCCCAGCGGATCGAGCTGCGCTTCTTCCACGACCGCCACCTCGCCACCGGGATCCTCGGCTGCACCGACTGCCACCCGGCGAAGGAGAGCCGTCGCTCGGGGGACCGCCTGCTCCCGGGCCACCCGACCTGTGGGAAGTGTCATGCGGTCACCGCGCCCGAGCCCGCGCCCGTGGCCGACCCCGGACCCCAGCCCGAGCCCGATCCCATGCTCGCCTTCTACGGCGCGCCCCCGGCGCCCGAGCCGCCGCCGCCGGCGAACGACTGCAGCCTCTGCCACCCGCGCGTGAAGGAGGGGAGGGCGCCCGTGCCCCTCACCCTGCCCGAGCCGAACCTGCGCTTCTCCCACGCGGCGCACCTCGCGAAGGGGGTCACCTGCGAGCGTTGCCACGGCGAGGTCTCGGCCCTGGCCCTCGCGACCCGCGATCAGCTCCCCCGCATGGCGACCTGCCTCGAGTGCCACACCCGGCCCGGGCAGGCCCCCGGCCGCGCCTCCTCGGACTGCGCCACCTGCCACCTCTCCCGCCCCGGCGGCGGCCTGCGCACCACCTTCCCCTCGGGGCGCCTCGTGCCCACCGAGGCCTTCCCCTCCCTGGCCCACGACGAGGCCTTCCGCCACCAGCACGCCGGGCCGGCGCGCAGCCAGCAGGCCCTCTGCGCCGGCTGCCACGCCGAGACCGAGTGCCTCGACTGCCACGCCGGCACCCTCAAGCCCTTCGGCCTCCACCCGGCGGACTGGCTGGCCCTCCATCCCCTCGCCGCGCGGCAGGCGAGCCTCTCCTGCGACGGCTGCCACCGCTCCCAGAGCTTCTGCGTCACCTGCCACGAGCGCCTCGGCCTCGGCCGCGACGCCCCCACCGGCCGGGTGCGGGGCGCGCCCCCCGGCGACGAGCCCACCTTCCGGGCGGCCAACACCAACCTGCGCGTCCACCCGGTGGGCTGGGCGGACTTCGACGCCGCCGCCAGCCCCGATCACCACAGCGTCCACGCCCGCCGGAACATCGAGGCCTGCGTCTCCTGCCACCGCGAGGAGACCTGCCTGGGCTGCCACGCCGGCCTCGAGCGCGGGGGGAGCGGCGTCAGCCCCCACCCGGCCTCGGTGCTCGAGCGCTGTGACGCCCTCTTCCGGGCCACCCCGAGGGCCTGCGCCAAGTGCCACGACACCTCCGCGGGGGCCCCCTGCCCATGACGCGGGCGATCCCGCTGCGCGCCCCGCTCGCGCTCCTCGTCCTGGCCGGCGGCTGCCTGGAGCCCGGCGCGTCCCCCTTCGGCGCCCGCGACGAGGAGGCGCCCCTGCTGGTCGCGAGCGTCCCCTTCGAGGGGGCCCTGCGGGTGCCCCCGGACGCCGAGCTCTACCTCTCCTTCTCGGAGCCCCTGGCCGAGGGGCAACCCACGCCCGGGCAGGTCCAGCTGCGCTCGGGCGAGCTGGTGGTCCCGGTCTCCATCGACCATCCGCGGCCGGGCCTGGTGCGCCTGCTCCCGGGTGAGCCCCTCCACCGGGGCCTGCGCTACAACCTCGGCCTCGCGAACAGCCTCCACGACCCGGCCTTCAACCCCCTCGATCCCGCGTCGCCCCGCAACCTCGGCTTCACCGTCGCCACCGCGGACGACCCCCTGCAGGTCGTCGCCACCGAGCCCGGCGAGGGCGCGCAGGGGGTCGCCCGGCGCCTCGAGATCACCCTCGACTTCGACGTCCCCCTCTCGACCCTCACCCTCGACCGCGCCCACTTCGTGCTCGAGGACGAGGCGGGGAGCAGCGTCGGCCTGCGAGCGGCCCTCGACGACGCCGAGCCCCGGCGGGTGATCCTGACCCCCTTCGCCGAGCTCCCGGCGGACACCCTCCTCACGCTCACGGTGACACCCGGGCTGCGGGATGTTCAGAGCCGCCACCTCGCGGTAGCGTTCGTCCTCACCTTCCGCACCGCGCCGTAGCCACCGGAGACCCACCATGACCAGGCGTCGCGTCTGCATCCTGAACACCGGCGGCACCATCGGGATGGTGCGCACCGAGCGCGGCTACGCCCCCCAGGCCGACTTCCTCCGCCAGTACCTCGCGGCGATGCCGGAGCTGGCCTCCGAGGAGATGCCCGAGTGGCAGCTGACCAACCTCGAGCCCATCCTCGACAGCGCGGACATGCGCCCCCGGGACTGGCTGCGCATCGCCCGGGCGGTGGCCGAGCGCTCGGGCCAGTGCGACGGCTTCGTGGTGGTCCACGGCACCGACACCATGACCTACAGCGCCTCGGCGCTCTCGTTCCTGCTGCCCGAGCTCGACCACCCGGTGATCTTCACCGGCTCCCAGCTGCCGCTCTCGCACCTGCGCTCCGACGGCCGCTCGCACCTGATCACCGCGCTGCTGCTGGCCGCCGAGCCGGCGATCAACGAGGTGGGGATCTACTTCAGCGGCCGCCTCCTGCGCGGCAACCGCGCCCAGAAGGTGAGCGCCGACGGCTTCGTCGCCTTCGCCAGTGGCAACCTCCCGCCCCTGGCCATGGTGGGCACCCGGATCCAGCTGCGGCACCGCCTCCTGCGGCCGAAGGGAGCGGGGATCACCGAGCCTCCGAGCCTCGCGCGCGCCCCGGAGGTGATCTCCCTGCGCCTCTTCCCCGGGCTGGACGCCCACCTGCTGCGCCGGATCCTCGAGCCCCCCACCGAGGGGGTGGTCCTCGAGACCTACGGCGTCGGCAACTTCCCGAGCCAGGACGCCGAGCTGCTCCGGGTGGTCCGCGAGGCCTGCGAGCGCGGCGTCGTGGTCGTCAACTGCACCCAGACCCACCAGGGCGCGGTCCAGGCCGGGCAGTACAGCACCGGCAAGGCCCTGGCCGACTGCGGCGCGGTGAGCGGGCGGGACATGACCCCGGAGGCGGCGCTGACCAAGCTCTTCGTCTTGCTGGGTCGGGGCCTGCCGCCGGAAGCAGTGCGCCAGGAGATCGGCCGCGATCTCGCCGGTGAGCTGACCGTCGAGACCGACTGACAGCTGACAGCTAATAGCTGATAGCCTCAGGTCACGCGGTCGCGCGCGATCAGCGCGCGTAGAGTAGATGTAGCAGTCCCACTCGAGCACCCAAGGGGGAGAGCGATGCGCATCTGCGTGAATCCCGAGTGTCCCGATGTCATCGGTGGCTACGCGGAGTATGCCGACGCCACCGAGACCTGCGTCCGGTGTGGCAAGGCCCTGGAGCACGTCCCGGAGAAGGAGGAGGAGCAGCTGGTCACCGTCTTCCGGGCCCCCGAGCAGGGGCAGGTCCGCCTGCTGGCCGATCTGCTGCGCGACGCCGGCCTGACCGTCTACGTCTACGGGCAGCACGAGGCCCTCACCGGCGGCGGCTACTCGATGATGGACCAGTGGCGCACCGCCTCGATCCAGGTCCCGGAGGAGGAGGCCGAGGAGGCCCGCGGTCTGATCGCCGTCGCCGAGACCCAGGGGGAGTTCTCGGACGAGGAGGGCTCCGAGGGCGAGGAGAAGAAGGAGCGGGAGACCGCCCCGCGGGTCTCGGCGCAGGTGCCCGTCACCCGGGTGGGGCTCCCCTTCGCCCTGACCCTCTTCGTCGCGCTGCCCGTCCTGCTCCTGGTCCAGCACTTCGTGCCCTTCGACCAGAACATCCTGCTGGCGATCCTGCTGGTCTTCGCCGGCGCCGCCTTCTGGGCCGGTCACCGCTACCCGGGCGTCGTGTCCCAGCACTACTGCGGCAAGTGCGGTCAGGCGTTGAGCCCGACGCAGGGCTTCTGCGACGGCTGTGATCGCAGGCTGGTCGAGGGGGAAGAGGGCGCGAGCTGATTCGGCTGCGAGCTTCGAGCTGCGAGCTGCGAGCTCGGTCCCTGCCGGGTCGCACCTCCGGGATGCTTCGGGCCCGGTGCTGCCGGCTGTCAGCTAATAGCTGCGAACACTCTAAACCAGAAATCACGATTCCCGATCACGTTTGGCTTGCAGGCCGCACCCGCCTGCGGCGTCAGGCCTCGGTCACCTAGCTAAGGCTAGGCTCCCTCACCCTTCCTTGCATCCGGGCACGTCCGCGGCGCCATCCGCTGTTCGGGAATCATGATCTCTGGTTTGGCCGAGGACGCACCGAGGTGTGTCCCTGCAACGCCAAAGCTCGCAGCTCGAAGCTCACAGCTCACAGCTACACCGGCCGCACCGGCCCCTTCCGCCAGGGCCGCTCCACCGTCTTGTTCCGGGTGTAGAGGAGCGCCTTCGCCAGCACCGTCCGGGTCTCGCGGGGGTCGATGACGTCGTCGACGTGGCCCATGGCCGCGACCTGGTTGATGTCGATGTAGGGCCGGATCCCCGCGGCGAGCTGCTCCTTGATCTCCTCGGGGTTCTCGGCGGCGGCCAGCAGCTTCTGGGCGGCGATGGCGACCATCCCCTCGGCGCCCATCACCGAGATCTCGCCGCCGGGCCAGGAGACGAGCAGGTCGGGCTCGTAGGCCCGGCCGTTCATCACGTAGTAGCCCGCGCCGTAGGCCTTGCGGACGACCACCGTGAGCTTCGGGACCGTCGCCAGGCTCACCGCCTGCAGCATCTTGGCGCCGTGGCGGATGATGCCGGCCTGCTCGACCTTGGTGCCGACCATGAAGCCCGGCACGTCCTGGAAGAAGCACAGGGGGATGTTGAAGCTGTCGCAGAGGTTCACGAAGCGGGCGGCCTTGTCGGCCGAGTCCACATCGAGGATGCCGCCGTAGTACTGCGGGTTGTTGGCGACGATGCCCACCGGCCAGCCGTCGATCCGCGCGAAGGCGGTGGTGATGTTGCGGGCCCACTTCGGCTTCATCTCGAAGAGCACGCCCTCGTCCACGACCAGCTTCAGGATCTTCCGCATGTCGTAGGCGCGGCGGCGGTTCTCCGGGATGATGTCGAGGATCTCGTCGTCGATGAGGCTGTCCGGCTCGACGCGGGTCGCTCCTCGCGGCGGCTTCTCGGTGCAGGAGCTGGGGAAGTAGGAGAGGTAGTCCTTGATGGCCTGGATGCAGGCCGCGTCGTCCTTCACCTGCAGGTCGGCGACGCCGGACTTCTCGGTGTGGACCTTCGAGCCGCCGAGCTCCTCCTCCGTGACGTCCTCGCCCACCACCGACTTCGTCAGGTAGGGCCCGCCGATGGCCATCGAGCTCTGCTCCTTCACCATCGGGACGAAGTCGGCGAGGCCGGGGATGTAGGCCGTGCCCGCGGCGCCCGGGCCGACCATCGCGGCCACCTGGGGGATCACGCCGGAGAGGATCGACTGCTCGCGGAAGAGGTAGCCGGTGCCGGCGAACTCGGAGATGGCCCGGGGATCCATCCCCCCGTCCGCCGAGAGGCGCGCACCGCCCGAGTCGACCAGCCAGATGATGGGCAGGCGCTCCTTCAGGGCGAGATCGCGCAGGCGGGTCACCTTGTGCTCGGCCACCATGCCGATGGAGCCGCCGTAGACGGTGAAGTCGTAGGCCGCCACGGCCACCGGGCGGCCGTCGAGGGCGCCGATGCCGGTCACGCAGCCGTCGGCGGGGGAGGGCTTGGGCTGCTTCTCGGGGAGGTTGCCCTCGTGCTGGGCGTGCATGCCCAGCTCGAGGAAGCTGCCGGGATCGAGGAGGGCGTCGATCCGCTGGCGCACGTCCATCTTCCCGCGGGCGTGCTGCTTCGCCACCCGCTCGGGGCCGCCCATCTCCCGGGCCTTCTCCCGCCGGGCGGCCAGGTCCTCGACCGCGGCCCGCATCTTCTCGTTCTTCTCCATGGTGCTGCCTCCCTGCTCGCACGGGCGCCTAGATTGACCCGTCAATCGGTTTTCTACGGGTCCCCGCCACCGCGGTCAACGGCCAAGGTCAGTCGTGGTCGGGCCGCAGGGCGCCGGCGGGGGCGGTGACCAGGTCGTCCACCAGCTGGTGGAGCCCCGCCCGCAGCTGCGGCAGCGAGAGGCCGGTGCGCTGGTAGCGCCGCGGGACGTGGATGAAGCCCACCTCGGTCTCGGGGCAGAGGCGCTGCAGGTGGTGGAGCGCCAGGAAGAGGGAGAGGTTGCAGGCGAAGGTGCCCGCGTGGTGGCTGACCTCGGCCGGGACGCTGGCCTCCTGCAGGTGGCGGGCGATCCACCGGGGATCGAGGGTGCAGAAGTAGGCGTCGGGAGCCGCGCGCACGGCGCGGCCGCCGGGGGGCAGCTTGCCCCGGTTGTCGGGCAGGTCACCCTCGAGGATGTTCACGGCGATCCGCTCGCAGTGGAGGGCGTCGTTCCCCTCGGACTCACCGAGCATCAGCCAGCGCAGGGGCCGGTGGCGGCGCAGGAGGGCGGGGATCCGGCGCCGCAGGATGTGGAAGTCCACCGGCAGCACCTCCGCCACCACCGCCTCGGGGGTCTCGCGCAGGAGCGGATCGAGGAGCCGCCGGCTGGTGTTGGTCTCGCGCCCGGCGAAGGCCTCGAAGGCGGTGACTAGGACGATGGGCTTCATGCGCGCGGAATCCATGCTGGCGTGAGGTCGAAGCTCGGGTCAACA
Protein-coding regions in this window:
- a CDS encoding universal stress protein, which translates into the protein MKILCGIDFSETAGAALEVAVDLCRRAKGELLLAHVYNPPVPTQAVLEASTAIELNRTLRRGIEETLENLALPLREEGLPVSTQAIDGTIPLGMVTLAEDHEADLIVVGSRGGRTTEHFPLGSVADRLVERADRPVLVVRGKHDGFANWARGERNLRVLCGVDLTQASGAAMRWLHTLRTLGPCDITLLHLYWPPVEYARLGLRGRRTFTDADPEVAEIVAREIERRLGELPGEGSVKVHVTPSIGSVSYPLSHWSERQQADLVVIGHHHRGFLSRLWSGSVAHRLLARSEVPVACICEPQVGQALEHMPRYSKVIAALDVDDAASRVLAHAIAMTEPCGEVEVCHVVPGPIRAPEQSVLDDDARDLLRERFEALIPADAEELVQEVRLEVIEGGEPGREIVALAERLGADALVIGAHSRPGRRSLVGSVAEWVLRHSERPVMVVHAFPE
- a CDS encoding tetratricopeptide repeat protein, which gives rise to MFTRLWNLEALVVMLGGLAVVVGLALDSDLGWVTWLLAAGWLAISIPLAMSAQATMIPIYVRWGRFQRALDLAVAIRESAPSPKIRHIAGIDVAMVQIAMGRFERALENLESARVGSFKEGTRALVVANRAYCRAHLGQDLEQALEEAESALSMLPEEGILDYVRGLCLHKLGRNEEAREAIARSLERDPTADLPVPAERPWIYSRVLAALDEGEAAAHQVALARKRMKHSPFREAIEAA
- a CDS encoding cytochrome c3 family protein, with product MRRSTALALAAALALAAAPARAEPSRAVYPPQRIELRFFHDRHLATGILGCTDCHPAKESRRSGDRLLPGHPTCGKCHAVTAPEPAPVADPGPQPEPDPMLAFYGAPPAPEPPPPANDCSLCHPRVKEGRAPVPLTLPEPNLRFSHAAHLAKGVTCERCHGEVSALALATRDQLPRMATCLECHTRPGQAPGRASSDCATCHLSRPGGGLRTTFPSGRLVPTEAFPSLAHDEAFRHQHAGPARSQQALCAGCHAETECLDCHAGTLKPFGLHPADWLALHPLAARQASLSCDGCHRSQSFCVTCHERLGLGRDAPTGRVRGAPPGDEPTFRAANTNLRVHPVGWADFDAAASPDHHSVHARRNIEACVSCHREETCLGCHAGLERGGSGVSPHPASVLERCDALFRATPRACAKCHDTSAGAPCP
- a CDS encoding Ig-like domain-containing protein, with the translated sequence MTRAIPLRAPLALLVLAGGCLEPGASPFGARDEEAPLLVASVPFEGALRVPPDAELYLSFSEPLAEGQPTPGQVQLRSGELVVPVSIDHPRPGLVRLLPGEPLHRGLRYNLGLANSLHDPAFNPLDPASPRNLGFTVATADDPLQVVATEPGEGAQGVARRLEITLDFDVPLSTLTLDRAHFVLEDEAGSSVGLRAALDDAEPRRVILTPFAELPADTLLTLTVTPGLRDVQSRHLAVAFVLTFRTAP
- a CDS encoding type I asparaginase codes for the protein MTRRRVCILNTGGTIGMVRTERGYAPQADFLRQYLAAMPELASEEMPEWQLTNLEPILDSADMRPRDWLRIARAVAERSGQCDGFVVVHGTDTMTYSASALSFLLPELDHPVIFTGSQLPLSHLRSDGRSHLITALLLAAEPAINEVGIYFSGRLLRGNRAQKVSADGFVAFASGNLPPLAMVGTRIQLRHRLLRPKGAGITEPPSLARAPEVISLRLFPGLDAHLLRRILEPPTEGVVLETYGVGNFPSQDAELLRVVREACERGVVVVNCTQTHQGAVQAGQYSTGKALADCGAVSGRDMTPEAALTKLFVLLGRGLPPEAVRQEIGRDLAGELTVETD
- a CDS encoding acyl-CoA carboxylase subunit beta, which produces MEKNEKMRAAVEDLAARREKAREMGGPERVAKQHARGKMDVRQRIDALLDPGSFLELGMHAQHEGNLPEKQPKPSPADGCVTGIGALDGRPVAVAAYDFTVYGGSIGMVAEHKVTRLRDLALKERLPIIWLVDSGGARLSADGGMDPRAISEFAGTGYLFREQSILSGVIPQVAAMVGPGAAGTAYIPGLADFVPMVKEQSSMAIGGPYLTKSVVGEDVTEEELGGSKVHTEKSGVADLQVKDDAACIQAIKDYLSYFPSSCTEKPPRGATRVEPDSLIDDEILDIIPENRRRAYDMRKILKLVVDEGVLFEMKPKWARNITTAFARIDGWPVGIVANNPQYYGGILDVDSADKAARFVNLCDSFNIPLCFFQDVPGFMVGTKVEQAGIIRHGAKMLQAVSLATVPKLTVVVRKAYGAGYYVMNGRAYEPDLLVSWPGGEISVMGAEGMVAIAAQKLLAAAENPEEIKEQLAAGIRPYIDINQVAAMGHVDDVIDPRETRTVLAKALLYTRNKTVERPWRKGPVRPV
- a CDS encoding pyroglutamyl-peptidase I — translated: MKPIVLVTAFEAFAGRETNTSRRLLDPLLRETPEAVVAEVLPVDFHILRRRIPALLRRHRPLRWLMLGESEGNDALHCERIAVNILEGDLPDNRGKLPPGGRAVRAAPDAYFCTLDPRWIARHLQEASVPAEVSHHAGTFACNLSLFLALHHLQRLCPETEVGFIHVPRRYQRTGLSLPQLRAGLHQLVDDLVTAPAGALRPDHD